From the Tripterygium wilfordii isolate XIE 37 chromosome 6, ASM1340144v1, whole genome shotgun sequence genome, one window contains:
- the LOC120000380 gene encoding eukaryotic peptide chain release factor subunit 1-2, which yields MADAHETDKNIEIWKIKKLIKALEAARGNGTSMISLIMPPRDQISRAAKMLGDEYGTASNIKSRVNRQSVLGAITSAQQRLKLYNKVPPNGLVLYTGTIVTDDGKEKKVTFDFEPFRPINASLYLCDNKFHTEALNELLESDDKFGFIVMDGNGTLFGTLSGNTREVLHKFTVDLPKKHGRGGQSALRFARLRMEKRHNYVRKTAELATQFYINPATSQPNVSGLILAGSADFKTELSQSDMFDPRLQAKILNVVDVSYGGENGFNQAIELSSEILSNVKFIQEKRLIGKYFEEISQDTGKYVFGVDDTMKALEMGAIEILIVWENLDLIRYELKNSTTGELSIKHFNKEQEANANNFRDSATSAELEVQDKTSLLEWFANEYKRFGCTLEFVTNKSQEGSQFCRGFGGIGGILRYQLDMRTFDDLSDDGEVYEDSE from the coding sequence ATGGCAGATGCTCATGAGACTGATAAGAACATTGAGATTTGgaaaatcaagaaattgatTAAAGCGCTGGAAGCTGCAAGGGGCAATGGCACGAGCATGATATCTCTTATCATGCCTCCTCGTGATCAAATATCCCGGGCAGCTAAGATGCTTGGAGATGAATATGGAACTGCTTCTAACATCAAAAGTAGGGTCAATCGTCAATCGGTGCTTGGTGCAATCACTTCTGCCCAGCAGAGACTTAAACTTTACAACAAGGTTCCTCCCAATGGGCTTGTGCTTTACACAGGTACAATTGTAACTGATGatgggaaggaaaaaaaggttACTTTTGACTTTGAGCCATTCAGGCCCATTAATGCATCTCTGTACCTCTGTGACAACAAGTTTCACACGGAAGCTCTGAATGAACTGTTGGAATCTGATGACAAGTTTGGTTTCATTGTCATGGATGGTAATGGAACCCTTTTTGGGACGCTGAGCGGTAATACCCGTGAGGTTCTTCATAAATTTACTGTTGACCTTCCAAAGAAACATGGAAGAGGAGGACAATCAGCTCTTCGTTTTGCTCGTCTTAGAATGGAGAAGCGCCATAACTACGTGCGGAAGACTGCTGAACTCGCCACACAGTTTTACATTAATCCTGCCACCAGCCAGCCCAATGTTTCTGGATTAATACTAGCTGGGTCTGCTGACTTCAAGACTGAACTGAGTCAGTCAGATATGTTTGACCCACGGCTTCAGGCTAAAATATTGAATGTGGTTGATGTTTCCTATGGTGGGGAGAATGGTTTTAATCAGGCGATTGAGTTGTCTTCCGAAATTCTTTCCAATGTGAAATTTATACAGGAGAAGCGCTTGATTGGCAAATATTTTGAGGAGATATCGCAGGATACTGGGAAGTATGTTTTTGGTGTGGATGACACTATGAAGGCTTTAGAGATGGGTGCTATTGAGATTCTAATTGTGTGGGAAAACCTGGACCTTATTAGGTACGAGCTGAAGAATAGCACCACAGGCGAGCTAAGCATAAAGCATTTTAACAAAGAGCAGGAAGCCAATGCGAATAACTTCCGGGATTCAGCCACCTCTGCTGAACTGGAGGTTCAGGATAAGACCTCACTGCTTGAGTGGTTTGCTAATGAGTACAAACGGTTTGGTTGCACTCTTGAATTTGTTACAAACAAATCTCAAGAAGGTTCCCAGTTCTGCCGAGGATTTGGTGGGATTGGGGGCATTCTCCGCTACCAGCTTGATATGAGAACATTTGATGATCTCTCTGATGATGGTGAAGTTTATGAGGATTCTGAATAG
- the LOC120000385 gene encoding histone-lysine N-methyltransferase ASHR2 — translation MAAAVEGVIRVEEVAGRGRALVATQPLRAGEIVLRESPILVYSALPLIKPQQHQNSSYYCDYCFRTLSSASSVFSCPCCSALHFCSQRCLSVAQSSSHSPWVCQALCRLRDSLSLQPPERQVQAQFLVAAYNIALVSPAHFQILLSLQGRVFDCDAGDAQFLHSLICSVCPPTQLPGVSLELSAALLAKDKLNAFCLMEPLIQKNGQRSVRAYAIYPTASFFNHDCLPNACRFDYIDSASDANNTDMIIRMIHDVPQGREICLSYFPVNMNYSSRQKRLLEDYGFSCDCDRCKVEATWSDNEDDAGEDGEDEEVMEEDQDEEMDAEETSGAEHENGASDSDFPHAYFFLRYMCNEENCGGTLAPLPPSGSSTSNVLECNVCGNLKKDEVINQ, via the coding sequence ATGGCGGCCGCGGTGGAGGGCGTAATTAGGGTTGAGGAGGTAGCCGGGAGAGGAAGGGCTCTGGTAGCCACTCAGCCGCTAAGGGCAGGGGAAATCGTCCTTAGAGAATCTCCCATCCTTGTCTACTCTGCTCTTCCTCTAATCAAACCCCAGCAGCACCAGAATTCCTCGTATTACTGCGATTACTGCTTCAGAACATTATCGTCAGCCTCTTCGGTGTTTTCATGTCCATGCTGCTCCGCCCTCCATTTCTGTAGCCAAAGATGTCTCTCTGTGGCCCAATCTTCGTCCCACTCTCCTTGGGTATGTCAAGCTCTCTGCCGCCTCCGAGATTCCCTTTCGCTGCAGCCACCGGAACGCCAGGTCCAAGCTCAATTCCTCGTCGCCGCATACAACATTGCTCTTGTTTCTCCTGCTCACTTCCagattcttctctctcttcaagGTCGTGTTTTCGATTGTGATGCTGGCGACGCTCAGTTCCTCCATTCCCTCATCTGCTCCGTCTGTCCTCCCACCCAACTTCCCGGAGTTTCATTAGAACTCTCGGCGGCTCTACTTGCCAAAGACAAGCTCAATGCGTTTTGTCTGATGGAACCCCTTATTCAGAAGAATGGACAGAGATCCGTTCGAGCATACGCTATATACCCGACTGCCTCCTTCTTCAACCATGATTGCCTTCCAAATGCTTGCAGATTCGATTACATTGATTCTGCCTCTGATGCTAACAACACAGACATGATTATCAGGATGATTCATGATGTTCCACAAGGCAGGGAGATCTGTTTGAGTTATTTTCCCGTTAATATGAACTACTCCAGCCGGCAAAAGAGGTTGTTGGAAGACTATGGCTTCTCATGTGACTGCGATCGATGCAAGGTCGAAGCTACCTGGTCTGACAATGAGGACGATGCTGGGGAAGACGGAGAGGATGAGGAGGTCATGGAAGAGGACCAGGATGAAGAAATGGATGCAGAGGAAACCTCGGGAGCTGAACATGAGAATGGAGCCTCAGACTCGGACTTTCCTCACGCCTATTTCTTTTTGAGATACATGTGCAATGAAGAGAATTGCGGCGGTACATTGGCTCCTTTGCCTCCTTCCGGTTCTTCCACATCCAATGTTTTGGAGTGCAATGTCTGTGGCAACCTCAAGAAGGATGAAGTCATCAACCAGTGA
- the LOC120000547 gene encoding NADH dehydrogenase [ubiquinone] 1 alpha subcomplex subunit 2-like, with product MAWRAQLSRNLKELRILFCPSSPESSLTREFIERNYKDLKTLNPKLPILIRECKGIEPQLWARFDMGVERGICLKGIVEQPHIEKAMEELVKIGGALKRSS from the exons ATGGCATGGAGAGCTCAACTATCTCGGAATTTGAAGGAGCTTCGGATCCTATTCTGCCCGTCTTCCCCAGAAAGCTCCCTCACTAG GGAGTTCATAGAAAGGAATTACAAGGATCTCAAGACTTTAAACCCCAAACTTCCAATTTTGATCCGTGAGTGCAAGGGGATTGAGCCACAATTGTGGGCTAGATTTG ATATGGGTGTGGAGAGGGGCATTTGTCTGAAAGGTATCGTAGAGCAGCCACACATCGAGAAGGCCATGGAAGAGCTTGTGAAGATTGGAGGAGCACTGAAAAGATCATCATAA
- the LOC120000599 gene encoding cation/H(+) antiporter 15-like, giving the protein MLETMANFGLVLYVFLVGLEMDITTIKGIQKKVMSIAIAGVLPPLLIGFVLYSLFQNHQDFKFVSGGFFWGMSLSVTSFPDLARVLSDLKILHTDMGRMALSAGLVNDLSPWALLVLAVTMINLEPSYHLALLTLIFLIFCWYGLRPAISWLIHHTSKDGKLTDLHFYFILSGVMVCAFITDAIGSQSLIGALMFGLIMPNGELGLKFRDKFEYFVSEIMMPAFFMTSGLRTDVFYVFEFNLDAIKKNLVAIFIILLASTAKFISTSIVSFCYRMPAHDAMAIGLLISTKGVLSLIILNAGRNLQVDTSLPSFIFIKYQIDMQCLDNKEFTAMAYATLLMTAVVKPIMLLIYKSLKRFKQHKNRSVETSKPDSELRILSCVHSTRNLSGIINFLEISNPTKKSPICVFAVHLVELVGRASAMLIIHDTGKPVGLLGRERAESEQIISAFKNYESSHEEAVSVQPLTAVSPYSSMHEDICALAEDKQVTLVLIPFHKLPKADGVLQDGNNTIRNINQNLLAKASCSIGILVDRGSGPAMRSESDRGAIPERHITMIFIGGPDDREALAYARRMAGYPRTNLVVVRFVASKDGTDIRTNTWKASAVQEDDDYINEFRFRTMSDKNITYVEKVSNSGEETVATIKTMFHDFDMYIVGRGEGFISPLTSGLSEWSDCPELGPIGDIIVSSGFAQQATVFVIQQSVPAAAKISGPGTMTWRLGNHFSQERTHDFI; this is encoded by the exons ATGTTGGAGACGATGGCAAACTTTGGGTTGGTCTTGTACGTGTTCCTAGTGGGGTTGGAGATGGACATTACCACAATCAAGGGCATTCAGAAGAAGGTCATGAGCATTGCCATCGCTGGGGTTCTGCCTCCCCTGTTAATTGGCTTTGTTTTGTACTCTTTATTTCAGAATCATCAAGACTTCAAATTCGTAAGTGGTGGCTTTTTCTGGGGAATGTCCCTCTCCGTAACAAGCTTCCCTGACCTTGCCCGAGTCCTTTCCGACCTCAAAATCCTCCACACTGACATGGGAAGGATGGCCTTATCCGCTGGACTTGTTAACGATTTGTCTCCATGGGCACTTCTTGTTCTTGCTGTAACAATGATTAATCTGGAACCAAGCTATCACCTCGCCCTCCTCACCTTGATTTTTCTAATCTTCTGTTGGTATGGGCTGCGTCCAGCAATTTCCTGGTTGATTCACCACACCTCAAAAGATGGCAAATTAACTGACCTCCATTTCTATTTTATTCTCTCGGGGGTCATGGTGTGTGCATTCATCACAGACGCAATCGGATCTCAATCCTTAATTGGAGCTTTAATGTTCGGACTCATCATGCCAAATGGGGAGCTTGGACTGAAATTCAGGGACAAGTTCGAATACTTTGTGTCCGAGATCATGATGCCCGCTTTCTTCATGACCAGTGGTCTCCGGACAGACGTGTTTTATGTATTCGAGTTCAACCTCGATGCAATAAAGAAAAATTTGGTAGCAATCTTCATAATTCTCTTGGCTTCCACTGCCAAATTTATAAGCACTTCCATTGTCTCCTTCTGCTACCGTATGCCAGCTCATGATGCTATGGCCATTGGACTTCTTATCAGCACCAAAGGAGTATTGTCCTTGATTATACTCAATGCCGGACGAAACCTTCAGGTAGATACATCCCTTCcttccttcatcttcatcaaatATCA GATTGACATGCAGTGCCTAGACAATAAAGAATTTACTGCCATGGCATATGCTACGCTCTTAATGACGGCTGTGGTGAAGCCAATCATGCTTTTGATTTATAAGTCCCTCAAGCGCTTTAAGCAACATAAGAACAGGAGCGTGGAGACAAGTAAACCAGATTCCGAGCTTCGAATTCTTTCTTGTGTTCATTCCACTCGCAACCTCTCCGGTATAATTaacttccttgaaatttcaAACCCAACAAAGAAATCCCCAATTTGCGTCTTCGCAGTACATCTTGTTGAACTGGTAGGCCGTGCTTCGGCAATGCTGATCATCCATGACACAGGCAAGCCTGTGGGACTATTAGGCCGTGAAAGAGCAGAGTCCGAGCAAATCATCAGTGCATTCAAAAACTACGAATCCAGTCACGAAGAAGCAGTCTCTGTTCAACCACTTACAGCCGTCTCCCCTTACAGCAGTATGCACGAAGACATATGCGCCCTTGCAGAGGACAAGCAGGTCACACTCGTTCTGATTCCATTTCACAAACTCCCTAAAGCAGACGGTGTATTGCAGGACGGAAACAACACTATCagaaacatcaatcaaaacCTGCTAGCCAAAGCCTCATGTTCAATTGGGATACTCGTAGACCGTGGGTCCGGACCAGCAATGCGAAGTGAATCAGATCGGGGTGCGATCCCTGAGCGTCATATCACCATGATCTTCATAGGTGGACCAGACGACCGAGAGGCATTAGCGTACGCGCGGAGGATGGCGGGTTACCCGAGAACGAACTTAGTGGTGGTGCGATTTGTTGCAAGCAAAGATGGAACAGACATAAGAACAAACACTTGGAAGGCATCGGCCGTACAAGAGGACGATGATTACATCAACGAATTCAGATTCAGAACAATGAGCGATAAGAACATAACATACGTCGAAAAGGTATCGAATTCCGGGGAAGAAACAGTGGCAACCATAAAAACAATGTTCCACGACTTCGACATGTACATTGTGGGGCGAGGGGAAGGATTCATCTCTCCATTAACGTCGGGGCTATCAGAGTGGAGTGACTGTCCGGAGTTGGGACCAATAGGTGACATCATAGTCTCGTCTGGGTTCGCACAGCAAGCAACAGTGTTTGTGATCCAACAAAGTGTTCCTGCCGCTGCCAAAATTTCTGGGCCTGGAACCATGACTTGGCGCTTGGGGAATCATTTTAGTCAGGAGCGGACACATGATTTTATCTAA
- the LOC120000384 gene encoding heparan-alpha-glucosaminide N-acetyltransferase-like: MGMYEPIKGGEDDFETRNRNSLMRIDNGDVESAIQISNTNNACTVIMNKEVEEKDPLVLSPSNSNKHHHHHRHNQPPQQQRQQQRQPRLVSLDVFRGLTVALMILVDDVGGLVPAINHSPWNGLTLADLVMPFFLFIVGVALGLTYKKLSCRTSATKKATLRALKLLLVGIVLQGGFFHGINNLTYGVDIRLMRLMGVLQRIALAYIVAAACEIWLKGEDDTGTKLLALKKYRFQWVVVLVLSVIYLSLLYGLYVPDWEYQIPVETSSSAPKIFSVKCGTRGNTGPACNAVGMIDRKVLGIRHLYLKPVYARTKQCSINSPDYGPLPSDAPSWCQAPFDPEGILSSVMAITTCLVGLHYGHIIVHFKDHWDRILHWTIVSSCLVVLGLGLDFFGMHINKALYTFSYMCVTGGAAGLLFTAIYVMVDVCGFRRVNMVFEWMGKHALMIYVLAACNVLPVMLQGFYWKQPQNNILSLIGIGK, from the exons ATGGGTATGTATGAGCCTATTAAAGGAGGAGAAGATGATTTTGAGACTAGAAATAGGAATTCGTTGATGAGGATCGACAATGGTGATGTTGAATCGGCGATCCAGATCTCGAATACCAATAATGCTTGTACTGTTATTATGAACAAAGAGGTTGAAGAAAAAGATCCGTTGGTGCTTTCGCCTTCCAACTCCAAcaagcaccaccaccaccaccgtcacAATCAACCACCACAACAACAACGGCAGCAGCAGCGACAACCGCGGCTTGTCTCGCTCGACGTCTTTCGGGGTCTCACTGTTGCG CTTATGATACTAGTGGATGATGTGGGAGGACTCGTGCCAGCTATTAATCATTCACCATGGAATGGACTAACCCTTGCAGACCTTGTCATGccattttttctctttattgttGGCGTTGCCCTCGGACTTACTTACAAG AAATTGTCTTGCCGGACCAGTGCAACTAAGAAAGCAACATTGCGAGCTTTGAAGCTTCTTTTAGTAGGCATTGTTCTTCAAG GAGGTTTTTTTCATGGCATAAACAATCTAACTTATGGAGTTGATATTCGGCTAATGAGACTGATGGGGGTATTGCAG AGAATTGCACTAGCATATATAGTGGCAGCAGCATGTGAGATTTGGCTGAAGGGCGAGGATGATACTGGTACAAAACTGTTGGCGCTGAAGAAGTATCGTTTTCAGTG GGTTGTCGTTTTGGTTCTTTCCGTTATATATCTTTCATTGTTATACGGCTTGTATGTTCCTGACTGGGAATATCAGATTCCAGTTGAGACCTCATCTTCAGCACCGAAAATCTTTTCA GTGAAGTGTGGAACAAGGGGTAACACTGGACCAGCTTGTAATGCTGTTGGAATGATTGATCGTAAAGTATTGGGCATTCGACATCTATATTTGAAACCAGTCTACGCACGAACTAAG CAATGCAGCATAAATTCCCCAGATTATGGCCCACTACCTTCTGATGCTCCTTCATGGTGTCAAGCCCCTTTTGATCCCGAAGGAATTCTGAG TTCAGTGATGGCCATTACAACTTGCTTGGTTGGTTTGCACTATGGCCACATCATTGTCCATTTTAAG GATCACTGGGATAGGATCCTCCACTGGACGATCGTATCATCATGTCTTGTCGTCCTGGGCCTTGGTTTGGACTTCTTTG GGATGCATATAAACAAGGCTCTTTACACATTCAGCTACATGTGTGTGACTGGCGGAGCTGCTGGCCTTCTTTTTACCGCAATTTATGTGATG GTTGATGTGTGTGGATTTAGGCGTGTAAATATGGTGTTCGAGTGGATGGGAAAGCatgctttgatgatttacgTCCTCGCAGCCTGCAATGTACTCCCTGTGATGCTACAGGGATTCTATTGGAAGCAGCCTCAGAACAACATT CTTAGCTTGATAGGAattggaaaatga